A window of Diabrotica virgifera virgifera chromosome 9, PGI_DIABVI_V3a contains these coding sequences:
- the LOC126891180 gene encoding homeobox protein 2-like, whose protein sequence is MRCQETRSLVAQKLNTLNIKAPEKLIRIQSYDDLCLKTYIRGLPLSLQTNIRLRNPDSLEKAMCFVIEEENFLYSLQRGNNLNSQNSFRPSSRHTPTRNNNSNQTFIPRNNFQQNRPNMRFLPYQYQNIRPQYQNNNFNPNNTFQPHQNHFRSFNNNYNSNFNPRNFDNNNSNFRPRYFNNNNSNFQQRNVNNQPQNQNQYQPEPMDTNSRNTSLRSRPHFTSTQLFNQQINNDQIQFENPFENNNIPTDYEHPTQSSLPYSLPPYENNYETQSSPYQTQDNTNERSYHNPTQNVENVNFCMTQENYNPT, encoded by the coding sequence ATGCGATGCCAAGAAACACGTAGTTTAGTAGCACAAAAATTAAATACCCTTAATATTAAAGCACCAGAAAAATTAATTAGAATACAAAGTTACGATGACTTATGTTTAAAAACTTACATTAGAGGCTTACCCTTATCGTTACAAACAAATATTAGATTGAGAAACCCAGACAGTTTAGAGAAAGCTATGTGCTTCGTTATCGAAGAAGAGAATTTTCTATATTCGTTACAACGCGGAAATAATTTAAACTCACAAAATTCTTTTAGACCCTCATCGAGACATACTCCTACGAGAAACAATAATTCTAATCAAACTTTTATTCCTAgaaataattttcaacaaaatcgcCCTAATATGAGATTTCTACCTTACCAATATCAAAATATCAGACCGcaataccagaataataattttaatccTAACAATACTTTTCAACCACACCAAAATCATTTCCGAAGtttcaataataattataattctaaCTTCAATCCAAGAAATTTCGACAATAATAATTCTAATTTTCGACCAAGatacttcaataataataattctaaTTTTCAACAAAGAAATGttaataatcaacctcaaaatcaaaatcaataccAGCCAGAACCGATGGATACAAATTCACGAAATACTTCTTTAAGATCTAGACCACATTTTACCTCCACGcaattatttaatcaacaaattAATAACGATCAAATACAATTCGAAAATCcctttgaaaataataatattcccaCTGATTACGAACACCCGACTCAAAGTTCATTACCCTATTCATTACCGCCTTACGAGAACAATTATGAAACTCAATCCAGTCCTTATCAAACTCAAGACAACACAAATGAAAGATCATATCACAATCCAACTCAAAATGTTGAAAACGTAAATTTTTGCATGACCCAAGAAAATTACAATCCGACATAA